GGTCAGAATACCAATTTGCGCGCGCTTTAACGTCTACAGAAGTCATGGGTAACACCTTTTTCGTCTTGATTGGCCGACAGCTGGACAACTCTGCTATTGATTATATGGAGAAAACTAAGAAAGCCACTTATGAATACGAAAATTTACAAAACAAACGCTCGCACTTAGAGCTTGGGTTTATTGCGGTTTTCATGGCTGTAAGTTTGCTTTTAGTATTGGCCGCAGTAAGCGCGGCGCTTACCGTTTCATGGCAATTGATTAAACCAATAGGCCGCCTGATCAACGTTGCAGAGAAAATCCGCAGCGGCGATATGAACGCCAGGGTTCCAGAACATAACGCTAAAGGCGAGCTGGGCTTGCTGGGTAAATCGTTCAATCAGATGGTCAGTGAGTTGACTTTGCAGAAAACTCAACTGCATGACGCAAATAAATTTATTGAAAACGTGCTTGCAAATATCTCTTCCGGCATCATAAGCCTCAACAATAATAAGAAGGTGCTTCTTATTAATCGGGCTGCTTGCAATTTGTTGAATGTAAGCGTTTCAAAATGCCTGGGGAAGCCGATATACAGGCTTTTTCCTGAGATAAAGGATATTTTGGATCACAATAACAGCAGTACATATGAGAAAGAGCTTCAAGTAAAACGAGGACTAGAAGTCCGTGTTTTCTATGTCAGGGTAACAAAAGATATCGACGGGTATATTGTTTCAATTGATGATTTGACTGAGCTCTTTGTTGCGCAGAAAATGGCCACCTGGTCAGATGTCGCCAGGCGAGTTGCTCACGAAATAAAAAACCCACTAACCCCCATACAGCTGGCCGCCGGAAGGCTTAAGCGCAAATATCTTGGGCAAATTAGTAACGATCAGGAAACCTTTTCAAATCTTGTAAAAACAATCGTTGGTCAGGTTGGGGATATCAAGCGGCTTATCAATGAGTTTAGTCAGTTTGCAAAAATGCCGTCGCCTGTCTTTGCAGAGTTCAATTTCGTCGAGATATTCAGTGACGCATTATTGCTGCAGCAAGTTGCAAACCCAGACATTGCTTTTGTAAACGCTTGCAAATATGATACGCTGAGCGTAAAAGGTGATGCCAGAATGCTACACCAGGCGGTTAGCAACGTTGTACTTAACTCAGTCAATGCAATCGGGGACATGCCTGAAAAACCACAACAGCCCAAAATTTTGGCTAATGCTTTAGATAAAGGCGACAACATAGAGGTGACTGTTGAAGATAATGGCCCAGGTTTTCCAGCAGAGCACCTTGATAAGCTGACAGACCCCTACGTAACGATGAGTTCAAAAGGAACAGGTTTAGGCTTAGCCATTGTGAAAAAGATACTGTTAGATCATGGCGGTAAGCTGTTTTTGGAAAACGTGCCAAATGGTGGAGCGAAGGTTTCTATGCTTGTCCCCAAAATTCAATGATTGATTTGCTGTAGTTATGCAAAGGCAAGAAGTCCTGGTAGTAGATGACGAGCAAGAGGTAAGAGCCCTTATCTCGGACGTATTGCGTGACGAAGGGTATGTCGTCAAACAAGCCAACGACGGCTTGTCAGCAATGAATACTTTAAAAAGCTTCCTTCCATCGGTGGTTCTGCTGGATTTGTGGATAGGCACCGATGAATCGGCTGGTATAGAAATCCTGCAGAAGATAAAAGAAAAAAGCCCCCATTTGCCGGTTATCATGATATCCGGGCACGGAACGATAGACGCGGCAGTAGAAGCCACGCGACGTGGAGCATACGATTTCATCGAAAAGCCCTTTGTTATCGATAAGTTACTGTTGGCGGTTAAACGAGCTGCCGAGTCTTGCCTGCTGGTCGAGGAAAATCTTAAGCTGCGTAAAAGAATCGGTCGAGACAACCAGCTTATAGGTAAATCTGGCGATATCAGCCAGATTAAGCAAATGATAAAAAAAGTCGCCGGTACCAACAGCCGCGTGCTTGTGACTGGGCCAATTGGCGTAGAGGTCGAGGCAGTAGCATTTGAAGTGCATAATTGCTCACCTCGCCAAGATTTACCTTTCGTTTCTTTCAACTGTGCCAATGTGGACTCTGGCGCTTTTGAAAAAGAGCTGTTCGGTGAAGAAAACCTCAACGGAGAGATAGCGGCTCACGGCGCGCTGGACGCGGTTGGTGAGGGTACTTTGTTTCTTGAAGAGGTCACCGACCTGTCGGCCGAGTTGCAATCCAAACTTGTGCGAGCGCTGCAGGAAAATGCCTATAAGCGGGTAGGAGGGCGACAAGCGCTTGATATTAAAGCCAGATTGATCAGCTCAACATCAAGTAACATCGAAGAGCTAATAAACCAAGGCAAATTCCGGCGAGATCTGTACTACCGGTTAGGGGTTGTGCCAATAAAGGTTCCGCCTATTAAAGACAGGCGAGAGGATATAGAACAACTGGTGAATTTCTACCTTGATAACGCCAATGATTTCTTCAGTTTGCCGCCAAAAAAGATAAGCAAAGAAGCGTTGGCTTTGCTTGTATCTTATAACTGGCCCGGCAACGTCAGGCAGCTGAGAAACGTAATCGAATGGACGCTGATCATGAGTGGCGGGGCCGATGAAGAAGAAATCTCCATCGAATCTCTTCCACCAGAAATCAAGTCCCCGAAGCATGCTGTTTTTGACGAAAGTGTTAACATGGATCGGTTTGTTAACCTTCCGCTGAGGGAAGCTCGCGAGATGTTTGAGTATGATTACCTGCTTATGCAGGTCAATCGATTTCTGGGTAACGTGTCAAAGACCGCAAGCTTTATAGGTATGGAAAGATCTGCTCTGCACAGAAAGCTCAGGTCCATGGACTTAACCAGAGAAAAAAGGCGTCTTGACGACGGAGTAGACATTGAAAACTGATTTAACCGCCTCTCTTATCTCAAGGTTATGCCACGATGTTGCCTCCCCTATTGGGGCAATCAAGCTTGGCTTAGACGTTGCGTTTGAAAACAAAGATCCTGATATATTGTCAGCTATTGAGGGCAGCATCAAAAAGGCAATTGCCGTAATTAATGTTTTTCGAATAATAAGCGCCAAGGACAGCATTACCTGGCAGAAAATCAAGGATGTGATGGGCGAATATGCCAGCAGCAGGGGCGTGCATTTGAGCCTGGATATCTCAGCTCTTCAACCGCACAGTCAATTGGCCAAAGGCGTTTTTATGCTATTGGCCATTATCGTCGGTTCATCCAGAAAGCAATGTATTTTTAAGCTGTATAATCTTGCCGAAGATCAATTTTGCCTTGAGGGAACAGGCGAGTTTTTCTTATCTAACGGCGATTTAGCTGGCCTGGTATCCGAGGCGTCTGAGCATTCATCAAAAACCGCCTTAGCAGACTACTTTTTGCAATATTCAAAGGATGGTGGGCTAAGCCTTTCTTTTAAAGAAACAAGCAGCGCTAGAATTAAACTGCTTGTTTCTCTAACCTCGAAAGCGTAATTGGCGAATTATTTCATCTTCGATTAAGCACTTTCTCGTTGAGACTCAATCTACTATTGATGTTACTGACTATTAAAAATATTTATTTAATACAAAAATTCGCTCAAAAATGAACTACATTTATTAGTCTATGATCAGTTTGCGCAAATACGTTGCCATGCACCTTCCTGCTTCGCGAAGGCAGGCGGATTGTCTAATAACAGACGGACTCGTTAGTATTAATGGTCAAATAGCGCGAGTGCCATCCTTAATCGTCGATCATCAGCAAACAGTTTGTGTTGATGGGGTGAAATTGCTACCCAAGGAAATTAAGTACGCTGTTTGGTGTTACCATAAGCCCAAGGGCCTTGTTACTACTCATAAAGACCCGCAGGGAAGGCCTACGGTTTTTGCCGATCTGCCTAAAGAAATAGGGCGCGTTATATCTGTTGGGCGTCTTGATATAAATACTGAAGGGCTGCTGTTAATCACCAATTGTCACGCCTTCGCGCGTTATATGGAGCTGCCCAGCAATGGGTTTATCAGAACCTACAGGGTAAAAGTTTTTGGTCATATTGACCTTAAACGCCTTCAGCAATTGAAGTTCGGTGTTACTATTGAACAAGTTCAGTATGGCGGCGTTATTGTTAAGGTTGAAAAGTCGTTAGGGCTAAACTCTTGGCTTCAAATCAGCATCTGCGAAGGTAAAAACCGGGAGGTCAGGAAGATAATGGCTTATCTAGGGGTAAAAGTTGCAAGGATTATTCGCGTCTCATATGGACCTTTTAAGCTTGGTGATTTAGCTCCTCATCAGCTTAGAAAAGCGCCAAGGCACTTGCTAAAACGGTTTGCAAAATGCTTCGAGTAATTGCAGGAAAGTATAAAGGCAGGCGGCTGTCAACCGCTGGTATAGAATGTGCCAAACCAACCTCTGGCCGTGGGCGTCAGGCTGTATTTGATATCCTGTCTAACTTAGCCAATATTGGTAGTAAAGAAACGCTTGATGGCGCGTGCGTTGTTGACTGTTTTGCCGGAACTGGCGCTTTTGGGATAGAGGCAGCTTCGCGCGGAGCGCAAGAGGTGATTTTTATAGAACAATCTAGCAGCAACTGCGCCCTCATAAAGATAAACGCTAAGTTCTTGGTGGAAAAATGCACTATATTGAACTCTGACCTATTTCTTGT
The sequence above is a segment of the Holosporales bacterium genome. Coding sequences within it:
- a CDS encoding rRNA pseudouridine synthase, with amino-acid sequence MISLRKYVAMHLPASRRQADCLITDGLVSINGQIARVPSLIVDHQQTVCVDGVKLLPKEIKYAVWCYHKPKGLVTTHKDPQGRPTVFADLPKEIGRVISVGRLDINTEGLLLITNCHAFARYMELPSNGFIRTYRVKVFGHIDLKRLQQLKFGVTIEQVQYGGVIVKVEKSLGLNSWLQISICEGKNREVRKIMAYLGVKVARIIRVSYGPFKLGDLAPHQLRKAPRHLLKRFAKCFE
- a CDS encoding sigma-54 dependent transcriptional regulator, yielding MQRQEVLVVDDEQEVRALISDVLRDEGYVVKQANDGLSAMNTLKSFLPSVVLLDLWIGTDESAGIEILQKIKEKSPHLPVIMISGHGTIDAAVEATRRGAYDFIEKPFVIDKLLLAVKRAAESCLLVEENLKLRKRIGRDNQLIGKSGDISQIKQMIKKVAGTNSRVLVTGPIGVEVEAVAFEVHNCSPRQDLPFVSFNCANVDSGAFEKELFGEENLNGEIAAHGALDAVGEGTLFLEEVTDLSAELQSKLVRALQENAYKRVGGRQALDIKARLISSTSSNIEELINQGKFRRDLYYRLGVVPIKVPPIKDRREDIEQLVNFYLDNANDFFSLPPKKISKEALALLVSYNWPGNVRQLRNVIEWTLIMSGGADEEEISIESLPPEIKSPKHAVFDESVNMDRFVNLPLREAREMFEYDYLLMQVNRFLGNVSKTASFIGMERSALHRKLRSMDLTREKRRLDDGVDIEN
- a CDS encoding HAMP domain-containing protein; this encodes MVHHKHFFSIGQHQWSVLIYLDAILLLLAAFIVAQRLARLWSEKRTGLAGSNLQTKLILGFSILAILPCLIMIIFTAAFFHGELESWFSERNKAALSASKQVAELYIKEHQKNIIEDANTVAYLISNQLPAIIDSEDARNNFVAQLTTLKSLADIVVFDQNMAVIARSPFSFAAEFAPVKHQDLIKAWQQGVVLVGGSEYQFARALTSTEVMGNTFFVLIGRQLDNSAIDYMEKTKKATYEYENLQNKRSHLELGFIAVFMAVSLLLVLAAVSAALTVSWQLIKPIGRLINVAEKIRSGDMNARVPEHNAKGELGLLGKSFNQMVSELTLQKTQLHDANKFIENVLANISSGIISLNNNKKVLLINRAACNLLNVSVSKCLGKPIYRLFPEIKDILDHNNSSTYEKELQVKRGLEVRVFYVRVTKDIDGYIVSIDDLTELFVAQKMATWSDVARRVAHEIKNPLTPIQLAAGRLKRKYLGQISNDQETFSNLVKTIVGQVGDIKRLINEFSQFAKMPSPVFAEFNFVEIFSDALLLQQVANPDIAFVNACKYDTLSVKGDARMLHQAVSNVVLNSVNAIGDMPEKPQQPKILANALDKGDNIEVTVEDNGPGFPAEHLDKLTDPYVTMSSKGTGLGLAIVKKILLDHGGKLFLENVPNGGAKVSMLVPKIQ
- a CDS encoding RsmD family RNA methyltransferase — protein: MLRVIAGKYKGRRLSTAGIECAKPTSGRGRQAVFDILSNLANIGSKETLDGACVVDCFAGTGAFGIEAASRGAQEVIFIEQSSSNCALIKINAKFLVEKCTILNSDLFLVPKDKISRGSVDLMFLDPPYNKNFIGRCLEYVLNNGWLCNRALLVLEAEAGFNLKLPKRLVEEKTRIISSSKFTVIRYIDSGI